DNA sequence from the Marinilongibacter aquaticus genome:
CCAAAATGAAAGGGCATTATTTCGAATATAAATCAAATTCGGGTCAAAGACATGTCGGTCTAATTGCCCAAGAAGTAGAGCAAATTGTACCTGAAGTGGTAAAAACGGATGAAATTACCGGATTCAAGTCGGTGAATTATCAAGAATTGGTTGGACTTTTGATTGAAGCCGTGAAATCCCAACAAAATACCATAGTTGAAATTTCCGCACGTCTGCTTAATTTGGAAGAGGTAGTCTCAGGATTTTCACAGACCAAATAATAAATACAAACAGTTTTCAATGAAGGAATTGCTTGCCCCAGTGGCTTTGCTCACTTTTCGTCGTTTGGATGTTTTAAAACAAACGGTGGATGCTTTACAAAAAAATACGCTGGCCAAAGACACAGAGCTTTTTGTTTTCAGCGATTGGGGACGAAACGAAAGTGAACAAGATGAGGTAAGGCGTGTCCGTGAATATTTAAAGAAACTGGAGGGTTTTGAAACTGTGCACATTATTGAGTCTGGAGAGCATCGAGGTTTGGCAAAATCTGTGAAATATGCTGTAGATACGGTGTTCTGCACTCACGACCGGGTGATTGTTGTTGAAGACGATATTTTGTGTTCACCCGATTTTCTGGCCTACGCCAACGAAGGATTACACTGCTATGCAGCCAACTCCCAGGTGTTTTCAATTACGGGTCACCGTTATCCTTTTTCAATTCCTGCTTCGTATGATCAAGATACCTTTTTAATGCCGCGTTCTTGTGCTTGGGGTTGGGCCACATGGAAAGACCGATGGGCTTTGATCGATTGGGAAAAGGATTATTTCGAAAGTCTTCAAAAGAATACTTATCTCCGAAACCGTTTTGCCGAACGGAATGGTTACGATTGGCTGCAAGTGGCCCGCATGCGAAAGCAGGGTAAAATGGATGTGTGGAGCGATTTCTGGAATTACACGCATTTCAAGCATGGAGCCTTTGCCGTGGCTCCGGTTAAAATGAAGACAAATCATATAGGATACGATCACTATGCGGTGAATGAAGGAAAGGGCTCTCAGGTGCAGCGGCATGCTCAGTTGGCAAGCCATTCGGTGAAATTCGATCCATTTCCATACCCCGACGAAGAAATTTTGAAAAATATCAGTGCTTATTTTCGGGGAACGCCTTTGTACAATTTAAAGCGTGAAATCCGTATTTGGACGGGCATTGACATTGCCTAAAGCTTCTTTCATCAAGAAAAACAGCCAAAGCATTTCGGAAAGAAAAGTGGGGCCGCCGATCCACTCGCGTATGGGGAAATGGAGGCCGCCGTATCCCCAGCCTTCGGCTCGTGTGAAATGGTAAAGGATTGCGGTAAAGCCAAACCAGCAAAGTGCGGAAATGCTTATGATCTTTAAGGGTTTGGAAAGCTTTTGCCAACCACGTTGCTGAACGAATAAAGCAAACAATGCAAAAGTGGTGATGAAATACTGATGATTGCCCACTTTATAAAAACTGAAAATACCGAGCATGATAATGCAGGCCGAAAGGGCAGTATGGCGTATTTTTTTTAGGACAATGAAAAGCAACAGAGCCAAGTACACGAGTAACATGAGCATATTGGCAAATTGATCGAGTGTGTGCATGCCGAGAAAGGCCAGAGGTTGATGTGTGCCGCGAATAAAGCGAAAAACAGAGAGTAGTCGCGAGTCGCGGGCCATGCCAAACTGAAAGGGAATGAGAAAGGAGTCGCCCCAACGTAAAAAAGCCCAGAGGTAGAGCAATCCAATTGTAAGGCTGAAAGCCAATAGATTTTTAAAGTTGATTTTACCTTTTCGGATAAAGAACAAAGGAAAAAGAAAGCCAGCCGAAAACTTGAAAGCACAAGCTAGAGCAAAGAGCATTCCGGAAAACCCATCCTTTTGTTTTTCCAAGGCCCAAAGAGCCAAAATCAGTAGGCCGGCCAAAAGCGTTTCATTGTTGTTGTAAAGCAAGCCAAAAATGAGGAAGAGCGGATTGATCAAACCGAAGAGGCAAACAGAAAAACGGGGCGAGGGATTGCACAGCAACCAAAAGGCCAAGAGGTAAACCGACATGAAAACCAGGGCGGGTAACTTGGGGTGTATTTCGGCGATATAGGCAAAAGAGGTGTAAAATGGCCCATAGGCATTCAATGTATTTTGCCAAGGATCATGGCCTTGGGCAATGTGCTCCCACTGCTCGAGATAAAGGGCGTAATCGTGCGTAGAAGGCGATAGGCCAACAATGAGCAGCAGGCTTGCTCCGAAAATCAAATATATCCAGTTGAATTTATCCAGCATTTTTGTTTCCACAATGGCCATAAGTAAAGGTCTGTGCAAAGACATCTTGAAAGTACAAAAGCCTGTGGAGTCTTAGGCATTTTTTGCTTTAAATTAAAAGAGAATTGTCAATGTATATTTCCTGCTGATGCTGTGGTTTTTATGGCTTTTCCATTGAAAAGGACAAAACTGTATTCTCTAAATTCAAGATTTTCCAATTTCAAATAGGAAAAATTGTCTCGTTTCAGAAATTAACCAATTGCTTTATTACCTTTGAATCCTGAGCCATCAAGTAAATTTGTGAAATTTAGAGATCACTATGTAGACATTCTCGATCGTCTCACACTGGTTCGGGAAAAAATGGTCAGAAGGTTAAACTGGGGCATATTTACTACGCTCTTGATCGGTTTTGCCCTTGTAATATATCAGATTGGCTTTCCCAAAGAACAAAGTGTGCACGATACGGTGGTATTTATACTGGAAGAAATACCCTGGGTACTTTTTCTGCTGTACATTGCCAAATGGTTTTTTCAGAGTTTTGTACGAAAAAAGCCAAAGGTCTTTGACCGAAACAACTTCTCCGACTTCATCCTTGCCCTCCTTCTTTTTGCATTCGAGACTTTTAGAGCGGATTACCGATTCCTGAGCAGCATTTGGTTTTTGTATATTTTGCTTTCGGTAATGTTCGTGATCCGCGTGATGCGGGAAAGTTCGAATTTGAAAAGTAAGCGTTTGACGCCTTCCATTTTGTTTGTGGTGAGTTTTGTGATGTTGATTTTCGTGGGTACGGCACTCTTGCTTATTCCAGATGCCAGTACGCACAGGCTGAGTGTGGTGGATGCTTTGTTTACGGCCACTTCTGCGGTTTGTGTCACAGGGCTTACGGTGGTCGATACCTCAACGGCATTCACGCCGATTGGCCAAGATTTGCTCTTGGTTTTGATCCAAATAGGTGGCTTGGGATTGATGACCTTTACCAACTTTTTCGCGATTTTGTTTCAGGGTGGTATTTCTTTCCGAAACCACTTGATTCTGAGCGATATAATGCAAACAGACAAGCCGAATTCCTTGTTTTCTACCTTGATGAAAATCTTGGCTTATACGGTGGTGATCGAGATTTTGGGCGTGTTTTTTATACATTATGTGACCAACGAAGAATTTTTCACCACCTCGGTCGATTCATGGATGTTCTCGACTTTCCATGCCATCTCGGCTTTTTGTAATGCGGGTTTCAGCACTTTGCCCAATGGCCTTTACAATGTTGATTTCCGCTACAATTACGATTTTCAGATGGTGATTTGCTTTTTGGTGATTTTGGGCGGAATTGGTTTTCCCGTCGTCATCGATTTGTACAACACCTTGAAAAGCTCGCTGAAAAACCTTTTGCGGTCGATTTTCTTCGGCGAAAATTTCAATTTTCAGGCCCGTAACTTGAACGTGCATTCGCGTTTGGTGCTCACCTCGACTTTGGTCTTGCTCACGTTGGGCACCGTGCTCTTTTTCATTACGGAATACCAAAATACATTATTGGATCACCCCACGCTTTACGGGAAATTCGTGCAGGCCTTTTTTGGTTCGGTTACGCCCAGAACAGCAGGTTTCAATACCGTGGACATGGGAGCCCTGATGCAGGGCACCATTCTGATTTACCTTTTGCTTATGTGGATTGGGGCTTCGCCGAGCAGTACCGGTGGCGGGATTAAGACTACGACATTTACTATTGCCATTTCAAATATTGTGTCTTTGGCTCGTGGGAAAGACCGCGTCGATTTGTTCAGAAGAGAAGTGTCGGATATTTCGATAAAAAGGGCTTTTGCGGTTCTGTTTCTTTCCTTGCTCATCATTGGATTGGCGGTTTTGTTGATCAGTATTTTTGAGCCCAATCAAGAGTTGACAGCCATTGCCTTTGAATGTTTTTCGGCCTACAGTACCGTGGGACTTTCTTTAAACCTGACCCCGGAATTGGGCACGGCCAGCAAGCTTATTTTGGTGGTCACCATGTTTTTGGGGCGTGTCGGGATGTTCACTTTGCTTTTCGGTTTGTTCAAAAAAGCAGAATGTCGACATTTCCATTATCCGAGAGAAAACGTTTTAATTGTTTAATTTGAAAACGCATTGCATTAAGATATGAAATACATCGTGATCGGTCTAGGAAACTTCGGTTCCACTCTCAGTTCGCGTCTGACGGCATTGGGGCATGAGGTATTTGGTGTAGACAACAGGCTCGATACCGTAGAGCAGTTCAAAGACAAAATTACCCATACGATTTGTCTGGATTCTTCGAAACCTTCGGCCTTGCATTCACTGCCCATAAAAGATGCTGACATTGTTGTTGTGGCGATCGGTGAGGATGTCGGGGCTTCGATTTTGACAACCGCCTTGTTGAAACAACACAATGCCAAAAGAATCATTGGCCGGTCGATCAACCCTTTGCACCAAACGGTTTTGGAATCCATAGGGGTGGAAACGGTGGTGAATCCGGAGAAAATTGCGGCCGAGCAATTTTCAAAACAACTTGAATTGAGCGAGGTGGTGGAATCGTTCGACTTGTCGGAAGACACCAGTATTTTGGAGATCGAAGTGCCGAAACGTTATTTGGGCCGTGCGGCTGGCAATATCGATTTTCGGGGCACATACAATCTTAAAATTATTGGAATAAAAAGATTTGAAACTCGGAAAAACGTATTCGGATTGATGAGCAAACACGCCATCGTTGATATGGACATCGATCCTGAACACGAATTTACCGAGTCCGATTTGTTGGTTCTGATGGGCAACATGAAGAATTTCCAGAAAATGATCGGTAAAGATTCCGATTGATTTTGTTTAATCTTCTCCTTTGAAAACACGGAGTATGTGTGCAATTGCCCCTTCTGCATGTAATTTTTCGGTTTGATACAAAGTCATTGCAGTGATCTCTTGGGCTCTTTTTTGCATGCCTCTTTCAAATGCTGAAATGGCTTCATCGAGACTTGTAAAATTAGAATTGCAGAGGCTTTCGGCCAATTCAAAAGCATCTTGCATCGCCATATTTACGCCTTCTCCGGCATAGGGCGGCATTCTGTGTGCAGCATCTCCGATCATAGTTAATGTGCCCAAAGTAGGCCAAGTTTGGTCAAGCGGAAAATGGTATTGCGGGCGTGGCACAAACCAAAGTGAATCGCTTTGGAAAAGTTCTTGCCACAGAGGAGACCAAGAGGCGAATGCGGCTTTGAACCACTTTAAAACTTGCTTTTTGTCTCCAAAATCTAGACCCGAACTTTCGGTCCAATGTGCAGCCTCACGGCAGCCTGTATAAAAGGATAAGCTGCCATCGCCTTTAGCACTGAGAATAATGGATTGGGTGTTTCCAAAAGCGAAAAGTTTACCGCCATTCACCAAATCGTAAAGTTGGGGAGCATTTTCTTGTGCATTGTACACGTTCCCTTCCACAATGGTAACTCCCGAATATAGAGCTTTTGTATCGCTGATATAAGGCCTGATTTTAGAATTGGCTCCATCGGCGGCCACCACAAAATCGGCATAAATGCTTTGTCCGTTTTCGAAATTTAGAAGCCAGCCTGTGTCTTGTTTTACCAAGGATTGAAAATGGCTATTCCATACCACGGTGCCTGCATCCAGAGCATCCAAAAGGATTTTCCGCAAAGGGCCGCGATCGATTTCGGGGCGGTCTTCACTGACCGAATCGGGCGAACTGTGTTCGTCGTAGTGCACAAGACCATTTTGATCTAGAACACGGAGTTTGCCGGCATTCGGCCTGTAATTTTCGTAAAACGCGGAAAGTAAACCCGCCCTTTTCAAGGCTTCGAGGCCAGAGCCAACGTGTAAATCGAGTGTGGCTCCCTGTACTCTGGCGTTTTTGTCGTAGTCTCTTTCGTATACCTGTACATCCAATCCTTGTTGTTGCAGTAAATTGGCCAAGGTCAGGCCGCCTGGGCCACCACCTATTATGGCTATTTTTTTATCGTATAATAACATGTCCCTTATTTTTTAATGGGACAAAATTATTTCTCGGAAAGGGTTGAAAATTGTATAAATCGGTCGTTTGTGTTTTTGTTCAATTTTTTTGGAGAAGCGCCCGCGTATTTTTTGATTTCACGGATAAAGTGGGACTGGTCGGCGAAGGCGGTTTCTAGGAAAAACTTGCCTTCTTTGATTTGTTTGAAAGAAGCCCTGAACCGTAGGATATTGCAATAGGCTTTTGGCGAAAGGCCAAATTGTGCGTTGAAATAGCGATTGATCTGTCGGGCACTCCATGCACAATGTGCAGAAAGAGCCTTTACTGTACAATCTCCTTGTTTTTCGTATATATATTCAAACAATCGCTTTTTTCGCGGATCCAAAACTGAGGCGTCGAAATAGGCAAGAAGCTTCCCTTGTATTTTATTCTGGAAATGCTTGAAATCACGAAGGTCGGTTTTGCTTATACCGAAAGCATTTTCAGGCAATAAACTGACGTCGTCGAGCAAATCGGCAATCCCATTTGGAAATAAATATTCAATGGCAGGCAGTTTGAAACTCACCGCGAAAATGTGTGTTTGTGCAGTAAATTGAGCATGGTTGGCACGGGTTTCAATGCCCGAAACCATGACATGAAAATCTTCGGATGTGGAATAGGAAAAGAATAAATCAACCCGTCCGTCGGGCAATACAACAAGTGCCTTATCTTGCTGCAACGGGTTGCTCAACATCCAGAAACTATCGACAAAATCGGATAGCTTGCCAGAAGGTTTGGCAGATTGATATGCGAAGGCAGGCTCTTCCACTGAACGGGCTTATTTTATTTGAAATTAGTAAAATGAACCGAAATACCTTGGCCCTAATTCAAATTGATTTCCACGCGTACGGGGATGCCCTGAGCTTCCAATTGTGCCTTGAATGCCTGCCAATTTTTCTTCGATAAAGAGCCGGCTCGAAAGGAACGCGAATTGAGGTCTTTTGTAATGATTGTGCAATTGTAAGGCCCTTTATCGTGCGAATAAGTAAAGGCTATTTCTCGGACATCATTTAGGCGAAACACCTTTTTTTGCCAAAAGAACAAGTGGTTTTTGATAATTAAGTATTCATCCGATAGACCAAAATAATGCATCATCCAGCCGTAGATTAAGTACAAGATAGGGGTAAGGCCGAAGAGGACAAAAACAGTATCTGTATGCCTCATGGGGTTCGCGTAGAACATGAAAATAAAAGCCAACATTATGCCCCAAAAGCTGAGCCCGCGAAAACTGAAAAGCGTAGAGCCTTTGAAATAATCGAAAACAATAAAGTGGTCTTTGAGTTCTGTGTGATTTATTGGTTTAACCTTTTGGTAATTAATTGCTTGATTGGTGATGAGTAATGCTTCAAGAAAAGTCTTGAGTTCTCCAGGTTCCTTGTACATTCTGTCAATGATGAAGCGTTTTTCGCCATTTTTGAATGCAATCTCAGCTCCTTCTGTTTGCCCTTGAATCCAGCCACTGGCATGCGATTGGCTGCCTGTAAGTTTTAAGTGTTGGATTTCGCTCAAAGGATATTTTCTCTTTCCGAAGGCGATTTGGTGTGAGTCGAGTACGATGGGCACAGAAAAAAGGAAGTATTTGTAAAGGCCTATAAAACAAAAACAGAGTAAGCCTAAAGTGATTAAAATGCCCCAAATTAAATGCTTGTCTTCGATAGCAATGTTGTAGGATATTACAAGGAGTAGACCACAAAATACGACCATGCCGAAAACGGAAAGGATAAATGTGCTTGTGTTTCTTTTGGAGTGGATCATGCCACAAGATAGTATTTTATTCTATAATGGAGTGGGTGGTTTTTTGGGTTCAAAATCTGATTTATTACGGAGAATTGAGGCTTTAACACTTCTTAACAGGCTTTTTAAACTTCAATTTGAGCTAAGCTGTTAATTTGAAAAAAAGCAGGGAAGCACATGAAGAAATATATTGGTTTTTGTCTGGCTTTTTTCGGGACTGTTGCAGCATTTGCTCAGGTTACCGTCAAGCCGAAATTCGAGAAAAGCTCAACGATTAATGTACAGATTGAAAAGGTAGAACTCACCTCGGAATACACTATTTTTTCGATGGAGTATGTGGGTAAAACCACCAAGGAAATGCTGAAGGAGTATCTCAATGCCAATCCAGAGCTCAAAGAGCAACTGGGACAGATGCCCACCATGATGCGGGATATGTATTTGAAAAGAATGATGGAACAGGGTGGGGGACAGTCTTTCATTAGTTTCCAGCCTACCTCTGTTTTACGGAGCCCTTCTGGCGAAGAATTTAAGTTTATAAAGGCAGAGGATATTCCAGAATCGCCTGAAAAAATGAGTTTGCCAAGTGGCGAAAACCACAATTTCGTGGTCTATTTTGAAAGGCTGGATACGGGAATTTCAAGGTTTGATTTGATTGAAAACCCGAAAGAAGAAGAAAATGGCACGGAATTTTGGAATTTCTATGGGGTGCAAATAAAGAATCCCAAGGCGGGCGAAACGAATACAGTTTCGAATTCCGAAGCCGAAAATTTTGTGTTGAATGGGAAAGTCTTTAATGCCCAAACCGATCAACCCATTGCGGCGAAAATCACCTGCATTCAACAAGGTGGGAAAGCGGCCTTCGATTCGGTAATGACTTCGAGAACAGGTTATTACGAGTTTCTGCTTAATCGCAAAAACTATGTGTACAAAGTAGAAGCTCAGGGTTTTGAAACTGTTGAACAAGCTTTTGATTTGACAAACTGGAACGGTGAAAGCATTGAACAAAATTTTTATCTCGAACCGAAAAAGGATGATATCGAAAAAGTGGACGATAAAACTTATCGCTTGAACAAGGTGTATTTTGAAACGGGTAAAGCCAATTTGAAAGAGGCTTCTTTCCCCGAGCTGAACAATGTAGTAAAGATGTTGAAGGAAAATCCGGAAATGCGGATTCGTGTGGATGGGCATACCGACAACCAAGGCGACAGTGGACTGAATAAAATATTGTCTTTGGATCGGGCGAAGAATGTCAGGGATTATCTCATCGGTCAGGGTATTGCAGCAGAACGCATCGAATTTAAAGGTTGGGGTGATACCAAACCGGTGTTTTCGAACGCCAGTGAAGAGCAACGGAAAAAAAACAGACGAGTCGAGATTGTAATTATAGATTAAAACAAAAGGCGTGAAAAATCACGCCTTTTGTTTATTCCTCTTTTTTCAGGTGCACGGTACGAATCGGGAATGGAATTTCGATATTTTCTTTATTGTATCGCACATGCAAAGCCTTGATGAATTCGTGAGTAATGAGATATTGGCTGGTAAAATCGCTGCTTCGCAATATTACATTGAAATTGATGCTGCTATCAGCAAAAGAATTATAGCGTATAAAAGGCTCGTGATCACGCACAGCTCCATCCACCCTGCCTTGTATTTCTTTCGCCACTTCTATCGTAATACGTTCAACCAAAGCCAGATCCGAATCGTAGGATACGCCCACTCCAACCAACACTGAATTTTGCGAATCGGGCAGGATGAAATTTTTGACAATACTGCTCGCCAGTTTGCTATTGGGTACAATAATGATGTGATTGCCC
Encoded proteins:
- a CDS encoding FAD-dependent oxidoreductase, whose protein sequence is MLLYDKKIAIIGGGPGGLTLANLLQQQGLDVQVYERDYDKNARVQGATLDLHVGSGLEALKRAGLLSAFYENYRPNAGKLRVLDQNGLVHYDEHSSPDSVSEDRPEIDRGPLRKILLDALDAGTVVWNSHFQSLVKQDTGWLLNFENGQSIYADFVVAADGANSKIRPYISDTKALYSGVTIVEGNVYNAQENAPQLYDLVNGGKLFAFGNTQSIILSAKGDGSLSFYTGCREAAHWTESSGLDFGDKKQVLKWFKAAFASWSPLWQELFQSDSLWFVPRPQYHFPLDQTWPTLGTLTMIGDAAHRMPPYAGEGVNMAMQDAFELAESLCNSNFTSLDEAISAFERGMQKRAQEITAMTLYQTEKLHAEGAIAHILRVFKGED
- a CDS encoding helix-turn-helix domain-containing protein; amino-acid sequence: MEEPAFAYQSAKPSGKLSDFVDSFWMLSNPLQQDKALVVLPDGRVDLFFSYSTSEDFHVMVSGIETRANHAQFTAQTHIFAVSFKLPAIEYLFPNGIADLLDDVSLLPENAFGISKTDLRDFKHFQNKIQGKLLAYFDASVLDPRKKRLFEYIYEKQGDCTVKALSAHCAWSARQINRYFNAQFGLSPKAYCNILRFRASFKQIKEGKFFLETAFADQSHFIREIKKYAGASPKKLNKNTNDRFIQFSTLSEK
- a CDS encoding TrkH family potassium uptake protein yields the protein MKFRDHYVDILDRLTLVREKMVRRLNWGIFTTLLIGFALVIYQIGFPKEQSVHDTVVFILEEIPWVLFLLYIAKWFFQSFVRKKPKVFDRNNFSDFILALLLFAFETFRADYRFLSSIWFLYILLSVMFVIRVMRESSNLKSKRLTPSILFVVSFVMLIFVGTALLLIPDASTHRLSVVDALFTATSAVCVTGLTVVDTSTAFTPIGQDLLLVLIQIGGLGLMTFTNFFAILFQGGISFRNHLILSDIMQTDKPNSLFSTLMKILAYTVVIEILGVFFIHYVTNEEFFTTSVDSWMFSTFHAISAFCNAGFSTLPNGLYNVDFRYNYDFQMVICFLVILGGIGFPVVIDLYNTLKSSLKNLLRSIFFGENFNFQARNLNVHSRLVLTSTLVLLTLGTVLFFITEYQNTLLDHPTLYGKFVQAFFGSVTPRTAGFNTVDMGALMQGTILIYLLLMWIGASPSSTGGGIKTTTFTIAISNIVSLARGKDRVDLFRREVSDISIKRAFAVLFLSLLIIGLAVLLISIFEPNQELTAIAFECFSAYSTVGLSLNLTPELGTASKLILVVTMFLGRVGMFTLLFGLFKKAECRHFHYPRENVLIV
- a CDS encoding potassium channel family protein yields the protein MKYIVIGLGNFGSTLSSRLTALGHEVFGVDNRLDTVEQFKDKITHTICLDSSKPSALHSLPIKDADIVVVAIGEDVGASILTTALLKQHNAKRIIGRSINPLHQTVLESIGVETVVNPEKIAAEQFSKQLELSEVVESFDLSEDTSILEIEVPKRYLGRAAGNIDFRGTYNLKIIGIKRFETRKNVFGLMSKHAIVDMDIDPEHEFTESDLLVLMGNMKNFQKMIGKDSD
- a CDS encoding OmpA family protein, whose amino-acid sequence is MKKYIGFCLAFFGTVAAFAQVTVKPKFEKSSTINVQIEKVELTSEYTIFSMEYVGKTTKEMLKEYLNANPELKEQLGQMPTMMRDMYLKRMMEQGGGQSFISFQPTSVLRSPSGEEFKFIKAEDIPESPEKMSLPSGENHNFVVYFERLDTGISRFDLIENPKEEENGTEFWNFYGVQIKNPKAGETNTVSNSEAENFVLNGKVFNAQTDQPIAAKITCIQQGGKAAFDSVMTSRTGYYEFLLNRKNYVYKVEAQGFETVEQAFDLTNWNGESIEQNFYLEPKKDDIEKVDDKTYRLNKVYFETGKANLKEASFPELNNVVKMLKENPEMRIRVDGHTDNQGDSGLNKILSLDRAKNVRDYLIGQGIAAERIEFKGWGDTKPVFSNASEEQRKKNRRVEIVIID
- a CDS encoding glycosyltransferase family 2 protein, coding for MKELLAPVALLTFRRLDVLKQTVDALQKNTLAKDTELFVFSDWGRNESEQDEVRRVREYLKKLEGFETVHIIESGEHRGLAKSVKYAVDTVFCTHDRVIVVEDDILCSPDFLAYANEGLHCYAANSQVFSITGHRYPFSIPASYDQDTFLMPRSCAWGWATWKDRWALIDWEKDYFESLQKNTYLRNRFAERNGYDWLQVARMRKQGKMDVWSDFWNYTHFKHGAFAVAPVKMKTNHIGYDHYAVNEGKGSQVQRHAQLASHSVKFDPFPYPDEEILKNISAYFRGTPLYNLKREIRIWTGIDIA